TGAGGATACATCGTACAACCAGTTCATGGAGGAGGAGCGACGATGGCTCGTCAGCGACAAGACTGATGTGCGCAAGATTGACAGCGTGTATCGTAACCGTGATGCTGGACTTGCTCGTCGTCGactcttgaccttgatcaaGAACTGGGAGGAGGGTGATGAGACTCTGGAACGAGTTATGGGTGCTCATATGCCAAGTTGCTCCTTGCGCCGACACTGATTTGAGCAGTGCAAAGCATATCAGAGCGAGTGTttgctcaagctcaagctgtTTCGATTGAACCGGTCAGATTTTAGATAGTAGTCAGTCCTTACCGTTGATGTAATTCGTATTATCTTGTTAGTGTTAGTGGTAGCAACTCAAATTGAGAATGAAACCCAAAACAAGATTGTCATGAACTTTATCGTGTTAGTTCCGAGTTTCTTAGTGATTGACTACTAATTTGGGATCGTATAGTAGGCTGGGATAGAGGCTACTTCACAGGAAGTAGAAACAACGTACAGAATAGACTTGCACGTGATGGCGTCTTTATTCAATGCACCCGccacatacctacctaccgtCGTGCTTATGCCCGCAGCtcgtatataatataatactctaAACCTTGATAATTATCTAGTCTACCTAGTATATATACCATACTTTAGATGTAGTTGAGTGCCTTTGTTTCTTCTTTGACGATTCATATAACAAAATTCACGCTACATCATTCAAGCCCACCCCATCGCAAATCAATCTTCCATTCATATCTCCAGCGTACGATCTAAACTAAAACTGCGTCCTAATACGTCCTGTCGCATCAAGAGAACTTGATTTCTTCCCATTTGACCCCTACTCGACCACATTCTTGAGTCAAGAGGGTCGCACAGCGATGCCTCAAAAGCGCAAGCGAGCAGAACAAGACCCCGCTGATTGCGATTCTCAGCAATCCGCTGCTATTTCTGCCTCTCCTAAACCCACCGTCGCGCGTCGAGCGACGCGTCAAACCCCGGCTCCGCCACCAGCATCGTCACAACCTCAACCACGCACTGAAACAGCTGTTCCGCCGCCTTCAATTCCGACCTTATTATCTAGTTCTCCGAGGACGACTTCTCCAACACAGAATCGTAAGCGTACGCCGATAACCCGATCTCAGCCGCCCAAGGCGCAATCCAATACTACTATCGCCCCAGACCAGGTGCAATCGCAATCGCAATCACAATCACAATCGCAAACATCACCTCCTGTACTGCGATGGGCTCCGCTTGAACAACCAGGTCCAGAAACAAGGCCTCCTCCAGCAACGATGACGGCCGTTCCACCTCCACGACCTACTGCTGCTGGTGGTCGTCCGCTTTCAGATTTGGTAGCGCCTGAAATTACTTATCACGTCCCTCATTCGCATACGAACTCATTACAGCGACCTTCAGCTCTTGTTAGACCCCATGGCCCTACAGCGCAACCACCGCGTATGCTCGAAAGACCGCCGCCTCCTACAGTCACACCAGTCCACCCTCCGAAGCCACCTCCAGCCCCATCCGTACGCCCGCCTCTACGAACCGACCGCAACATCGACAAAGTCGTTCTAGGTAATATGTGTTTTAGCACGTGGTATCCCAGCTGTTATGGAAAGGAAGTGCTCGGTGAGTCATCAGGGCATCCGGCCAAGACAGGCAGCAAAGAGGCAGGCGCCAAAGGCCAGGCCATTAGAGGTACATCGCCACCCGCAGTTGATCGTCTTTATGTCTGCCCTAGCTGCTTTAAATACTCCAAGGAATTAGTCGCATGGTGCCATCACGTTCATGTATGTGAGCGGAAAGCTCAAATACCAGGACGCAAGGTCTACATTCACCCTCAGGGGCGCAGAAAGATCCTCGTGCCGTATGATAACAAAGCTTCTGGACCCAAGCGGCGGAAGGGAGAAGGAAACATTCGATATGTAGAAGAATTGGTACAGGACGAGGGAGAATGGAGTATTTGGGAGGTGGATGGTGAGAAGGACGGGGTAAGTTCACATGCTGCGATTCATCAAGCCACAATACTAACATAGTCTCTCAGCTCTTTTGTCAAAACCTGTCGCTCTTTGCGAAGCTATTTCTCGACAACAAGTCTGTATTCTTTGATGTTACAGGCTTCAACTACTTCTTGCTCGTCTATACACCCCCGGCCCGGCCCTCTATCATATCGATAGAACCTGAACTTCCACTTCCTCGCATCATTGGGTTCTTCTCTAAAGAGAAAATGTCATGGGATAGCAACAACCTCGCCTgcatcctcatcttcccaCCATGGCAGCGCAAAGGTCTCGGGGCCCTGCTAATGGGAGCTTCCTACGAGATCTCAAGAAGAGAAGGGATTCTGGGTGGACCTGAAAAGCCTATTTCCGATCTTGGCAGAAAGGGCTATAAGCGTTACTGGGCTGGTGAAATCGCAAGGTGGCTACTAAATATCGAGTTAGACACCAGGAGCCCCGAGAATGAAGTCCTTGTAGACCTCAATGACTGCAGCAAAGCGACATGGATTCTGCCCGAAGATTGTCTGCCAGTGCTGCGAGATATGGGCGTTGTTGAAGAGGCAGGCATGGGTCCTGGTAAGCCCGAGGAGAAGCTTGTCAATGATGCTGAAGCAGAGGAAGGCAAACACGAGGGGGCGAGGACTTCGCCTGCTGGTGATGTAGCTGATAAAGGTGTGGTCACAGTGGTCAAGACAGTGCCGCGAGTGCGGATAGACAAGCAGGCAGTTCGCCGATATGTGGCAGAGAACCGGATCAGCCTGGAGCGCGTGTGTGATGCTGCCGGGTTTGAGGAGGGCTACGCGATCAAGGTGCCCGCGGTagtggaagaggaagaggaagaggaagagtaaCGGCGATGTCAGGAGTGGTGATATATGGTATAAACATAGACAGTTTAGACGCTTCGGCGATAGTGATACCCCCTTGTTCAAGTAAAACAACCTTTTCCCCCGGAATTATGATGTTTTAACGCTCTGATGTGATACCCTTGTACGAATTAATTATCATGCAATTGAGTCTCGGCATGCCTGTCCTAGAGTTAATGTCATGATGGGTTCTGGGTGGTGGCATGTCTATTTCTCGCCCATGTCAAACCGAGATTCGTTAGTTCCTTGAAGTCAGCATCAAGACTAGACATGTCAAGAGCGTGCGTATTTGTGCATGTTTGTAGCATTTGTAAGAACCAATGGCTCTATAATGTACACCAACTTGACGTGGCTCTTCTCATCAATTCTCATGATACATCTTTCAGTCGCTGCTGTACGGTATATCCATGCGCTTTCCAAAAGAGGCAAAGAGCTTGGACTGACATGCCAACATTTGCACAGGGTCGAGCCCAACCCGATTTTGCCCTTGTGCGAAGATATTGACTCTGGCACGCCCCCCTTGGACCGAAAATTTTTCGCCGATTTCACTCTGTCCTACTATGACAGTTACAGACAAGCTGGCGACTATGTAGGCCCTGGTCGCCCCAGACTACGCCATGGTTACTAAACCGTTGTTCTATAGTCTTGCCTTGCAGGTATGGAGATTCAAGATGAGATTCGAAATATGGGGAGGGCTCCTCTGAATCTGGTTTCAAGATTATATGTTTTGGACCGGCTGATGAGATGTACTGTCTTGCACTGTTCCGCACCTCTCCCTGAGGCAAGGCTGTGAGTCTGCCATAAGGCTGTGTACAGTGCCATGCCATTCCATGCTCTCGCAACTAGTATGCTTTTGGTGAGCGTTGAAGGGTTTCAATCGCTCGTCTGTTGCGGCTTTCTTGCAATAAAGAAGGCTGACAATCAATACTAATCTAAAGTACAATACTCCGTACCGTCAGATCGATCTAACACTGACGTTCCTACGAAGTTAATGAAAACAGGGTAAAAACAGCACAAAGTTTGGAATGATCTTCCAGGGTGTCAATTGGCATGACTACATCACATAGACTTTATCATGACCATCCGTCTTAGCTCAAGCCGTCCACGCACTGTCTTACAATCAGTGGTTAAACCCAAACTTATAGTGAGACTTTCATGCCAATTGCTGCTCAATTGAGCTGAGTAGGAAAATTTTTCCAGTTCCCAAAGGATACATAGAAAGGTACCACCGGACCCACTATCAGTCGCCAGCTTTTAACATTGAATCTCCATCTTGTCGTCCATTGATTGATATGAAAAATGCCGACATCTTGAGTCGAGTCAAGTTTAAGATAATGCATGGATCGATGCTAGAATCGCGTCAAAAAAACTGTAATTTGCAGAGTCCACTCACCATGGATACCAACCATTTTGAAGTTCAACAAAATCTGACGTCGTGGTACTGACAGCGTTTCACGCACTGTATTATGAAGTATTCGTCGGATCTCATCCATGATGGGCCGTGTCATTTCATCTTGATATTCCACGTGGGTGGATTTTGAGAGGTGATCAGAAGAACTGATCAAACGAAATCAAGATCCCCAGCACTCGACGAGGGATATCTCTCGACTGATTTGGTCAAGGTATTTTGTAAAGGCACTGGATTCTTGACTTGGTACCATGTTGCATACACACTGTACATATTCCAACATAGAGGGGTGTGTTCTTGACCCAAAATTGTTAGAACTGCCACTCTGTTCATCCTCATCAGCCAATCATAAAACCGATTTCGGCAACCTTCTGTTCCAGGTACCAGCCGGACAACCCGCCATGGTACCTATGTATCGATTCTTTCGAGGTTGTCACTTAGCCTTGGTTAGACAGGTGTAGTACCTTCATTCAACAATGATTGAAAATATTTCCCCAAATACATAGTAAGTCCTACTATTGATCCCCTCTTCAATTCGTTCGTGAAGATGGTGATAAACCATCAAGCTGTTGTTTTACTGTCTCGGAATTCCGCTAGGACCGTTCGTTGTCCGCTGCCCGTAAAACACTCACTGAGCCTTGATCGCTTTAGTCCAAATTGGTGAGGGTCTTGGTTGTTCCGGCTTTGTCCCTCCTTGGTACCGAAACTTCCAAGTGCGTGTTCCATCGTCGGCCCAACCCCCCAGCTGGCGTTCGTAGTTGTGCTTCGCCCATGATTCATGGTCCACCGCCAAGCGTGTCCCTCAGACTGTAAAAGCCTCAGGCCTGAAAGTCTTCTCAGGTTTTGTAGAGCAATCACAGTGCAGAATTGTTGTAGTTCACTCCACCCGATTTCCCCCGAAGGCTAGACAGCCCGTGTAGAGTTTGAATCTTTGGACTGATTCACACCCGTGATATCATGTCCATTCCCATCATTTTTCAGCGCTCTTGAGCTGTTCAACAACCCTATTTTTTGTCTCATCTGGATGGGATTCCACCCCGATCTACTTGTTGATTGAGTCGCCATCCTCGCCCGGTTTCCTCGTAACAATATATCGTCCGGATTGTTCGTTGTTGCTCTTTTTCTCAAGCGTTGCCCCGGCTGACATCCTCACACCCCCTGGTAATATCCACCCGTGTGGGCCCACCTATCCTCACTTTCTTCCCGGCTCCAGACGCTTTCTCTCttcccttttccttttcccaCTACCGCCCTGTCTCGTGCTGAGCTCCGTATCTCTTTTCTTTAAACCTCCCATCAGCCTCTCCCTCTTTCAACCATCAACCATCTCCCCTCACAAATCAATCACAATGGCCTCTTCTCGTGTCATCGCCTCTCGCCTGGCCTCCCAGATGGCCATCAAGGCCGCTCGCCCTGCTGTCCGCGCCCCCGTCGCTGCTGCCAGCAAGCGAACCATCTCTGGTAAGTTTTTGATGCGGCAAAATTTTTCTTCGAGCTCAATTGAGCTCGGTGCCGAACCCGACTCGATCGAACTTCGCCCATCACGATCAATGAACAATTCGCTCACAATCGATTAAGGCGCCAGCCCCCTCCAGGCCATGAAGCGCCAGACTCTTCTCCAGGCCACCACCCGCAACGCCTTCCAGGTCCAGCGCCGTGCCTACTCCTCCGAGATCGCCCAGGCCATGGTTGAGGTCTCCAAGAACTTGGGTATGGGTGCCGCCGCCATCGGTCTTACCGGTGCTGGTATCGGTATCGGTCTTGTCTTCGCCGCTCTCCTCAACGGTGTTGCCCGCAACCCTGCCCTCCGTGGTCAGCTCTTCTCCTACGCCATTCTGGGTTTCGCTTTCGTCGAGGCCATCGGTCTTTTCGACCTGATGGTTGCCCTCATGGCCAAGTTCGTAAGTCAAACTTCTCAACCGGTCCGTGCACCAACGAATATTTACTGACATCTGTATGCAGACTTAAGCTATTACCCAACCCAATGGGTAGACTCGTGCCGAATGATCGAGTCAACGACACGGAGGAGGCTGCTGAGCGTTGTGCATTATACCATGTTTTGAAAAATTCGACATGGGTGCACTTGATGCC
This Fusarium poae strain DAOMC 252244 chromosome 3, whole genome shotgun sequence DNA region includes the following protein-coding sequences:
- a CDS encoding hypothetical protein (BUSCO:22742at5125), with translation MKLDIQESKLAKPDMSTATELRPTEPLSFSISSKHANVLPPLSKHNDTVNMEEAIHLAYLCRKSLIDLDQHLPDFNPSHPFTADEIIALPLNKHRIDDALHDLPRRKSARHNLAVAVAPMLYPVHQGSLTAIIRFDADRVRLRAWAALQRRYDMLMATIRNGHTTKGLSSGAAPGVQAPVWASRILSQGIWHPEKHPISLDGVPAIPMPVAIAHEADLAPFLSHLESGGTHELDGHKRGFELDGGRGEPYYGVKGAEFRKGVVYEDGRMDLCKMVVGPDHIGKLMDSLRPNKFVRHFLLGNNIIGPVGAYEIANFIIDLPDRMDTWYLAGNCIDGPSFKILVNAMVKSEAITNIWLKRNPLGPDASEDVYRLITGVKNLRTLDLDQTQLGDRGVAHLFSRLAGHKMTEGAKLSLKHIYLNGNGISAEGAKAIGKFLLSPHCGLTSVYMSSNPLGDDGVDALAQALPKAPYLTRLLLQSIGVSTKGAIGLCKAATGHPALEVFDLGQAYATQDLGQAYNYIEDGAVPVIQSLVQTRSHLAYINFGHMPMTPPAVMAISEAVRKSPTLVCFSAYSVLPDPSLKPATFKPTVDTRFANPSEQTRPQIELTKAVQDHLAANVKDRYGEDTSYNQFMEEERRWLVSDKTDVRKIDSVYRNRDAGLARRRLLTLIKNWEEGDETLERVMGAHMPKGRTAMPQKRKRAEQDPADCDSQQSAAISASPKPTVARRATRQTPAPPPASSQPQPRTETAVPPPSIPTLLSSSPRTTSPTQNRKRTPITRSQPPKAQSNTTIAPDQVQSQSQSQSQSQTSPPVLRWAPLEQPGPETRPPPATMTAVPPPRPTAAGGRPLSDLVAPEITYHVPHSHTNSLQRPSALVRPHGPTAQPPRMLERPPPPTVTPVHPPKPPPAPSVRPPLRTDRNIDKVVLGNMCFSTWYPSCYGKEVLGESSGHPAKTGSKEAGAKGQAIRGRKVYIHPQGRRKILVPYDNKASGPKRRKGEGNIRYVEELVQDEGEWSIWEVDGEKDGLFCQNLSLFAKLFLDNKSVFFDVTGFNYFLLVYTPPARPSIISIEPELPLPRIIGFFSKEKMSWDSNNLACILIFPPWQRKGLGALLMGASYEISRREGILGGPEKPISDLGRKGYKRYWAGEIARWLLNIELDTRSPENEVLVDLNDCSKATWILPEDCLPVLRDMGVVEEAGMGPGKPEEKLVNDAEAEEGKHEGARTSPAGDVADKGVVTVVKTVPRVRIDKQAVRRYVAENRISLERVCDAAGFEEGYAIKVPAVVEEEEEEEE
- a CDS encoding hypothetical protein (TransMembrane:2 (o39-62i74-99o)), giving the protein MKRQTLLQATTRNAFQVQRRAYSSEIAQAMVEVSKNLGMGAAAIGLTGAGIGIGLVFAALLNGVARNPALRGQLFSYAILGFAFVEAIGLFDLMVALMAKFT